A single region of the Corallococcus caeni genome encodes:
- a CDS encoding FAD-binding oxidoreductase: MTLETHRPQTGPRLPAGLTPDSVELFRAQLRGALIQPGDADYAEACQLYNAMIHKHPAMVARCADVADVIAAVALARERKLPLAVRGGGHNGGGLGLVDDGLVIDLSRMRGVRVDPEARTVRVSGGAVWGDVDHATHAFGLAVPSGIISTTGVGGLTLGGGLGYLTRRFGLTIDNLLAVDMVLADGRFVTASEDKHPDLFWAVRGGGGNFGVVTSFLFRANPVDTVLGGPTLWPLDRAAEVMRWYREFLPNAPEDLSGFFAFLTVPPAPPFPEALHLQKMCGVVWCYTGDPARADELFAPVKALKPALHGVMPMPFPMLQSAFDALYPPGHQWYWRADFVRELPDAAIERHVDFASRLPSMQSTMHLYPIDGAAHRVGPHDTAFRFRDARWSEVIVGVDPSPEQAGVISAWAKDYWSALHPYSAGGAYVNFMMEEGQERVQATYGDNYARLVAVKRQYDPDNLFHVNQNILPGPVKPPSVAH, translated from the coding sequence GTGACACTCGAAACCCACCGTCCGCAGACGGGCCCCCGCCTGCCCGCCGGGCTGACGCCGGACAGCGTGGAGCTGTTCCGGGCACAGCTGCGCGGGGCGCTCATCCAGCCAGGGGACGCCGACTACGCGGAGGCGTGCCAGCTTTACAACGCGATGATCCACAAGCACCCGGCCATGGTAGCCCGGTGCGCGGACGTGGCGGACGTCATCGCCGCGGTGGCCCTGGCGCGCGAGCGCAAGCTCCCCCTGGCCGTGCGCGGCGGCGGCCACAACGGCGGCGGCCTGGGGCTGGTGGATGACGGGCTGGTCATCGACCTGTCGCGCATGCGCGGCGTGCGCGTGGACCCGGAGGCCCGCACGGTGCGCGTGTCGGGCGGCGCCGTCTGGGGGGACGTGGACCACGCCACCCACGCCTTCGGGCTCGCGGTGCCCTCCGGCATCATCTCCACCACGGGCGTGGGTGGGCTCACGCTGGGCGGCGGGCTGGGATACCTCACGCGCCGCTTCGGCCTCACCATCGACAACCTGCTCGCCGTGGACATGGTGCTCGCGGACGGCCGCTTCGTCACCGCGAGCGAGGACAAGCACCCGGACCTGTTCTGGGCGGTGCGCGGCGGCGGCGGCAACTTCGGCGTGGTGACGTCGTTCCTCTTCCGGGCCAACCCCGTGGACACCGTCCTCGGCGGCCCCACGCTCTGGCCCCTGGACCGGGCGGCGGAGGTGATGCGCTGGTACCGCGAGTTCCTGCCGAACGCGCCCGAGGACCTCAGCGGCTTCTTCGCCTTCCTCACCGTGCCGCCCGCGCCGCCCTTCCCGGAGGCGCTCCACCTCCAGAAGATGTGCGGCGTCGTGTGGTGCTACACGGGCGACCCCGCGCGCGCGGACGAACTGTTCGCGCCCGTGAAGGCGCTCAAGCCCGCGCTGCACGGCGTGATGCCCATGCCCTTCCCCATGCTCCAGAGCGCCTTCGACGCGCTCTACCCGCCGGGGCACCAGTGGTACTGGCGCGCGGACTTCGTGCGCGAACTGCCGGACGCGGCCATCGAGCGCCACGTGGACTTCGCCAGCCGCCTGCCGTCCATGCAGTCCACCATGCACCTCTACCCCATCGACGGGGCGGCGCACCGCGTGGGCCCGCACGACACGGCCTTCCGCTTCCGCGACGCGCGCTGGTCGGAGGTCATCGTCGGGGTGGATCCATCACCGGAACAGGCCGGGGTCATCTCCGCCTGGGCGAAGGACTACTGGAGCGCGCTGCACCCGTACTCCGCGGGCGGCGCCTACGTGAACTTCATGATGGAGGAGGGCCAGGAGCGCGTGCAGGCCACCTACGGCGACAACTACGCGCGGCTGGTGGCGGTGAAGCGGCAATACGACCCCGACAACCTCTTCCACGTGAACCAGAACATCCTGCCCGGGCCGGTGAAGCCCCCAAGCGTCGCGCACTGA
- a CDS encoding DedA family protein: MTASPLQLLLTHGSGPLVFLVLVAGGLGLPFPEDLVQLAAGVLSHRGAMPLTAAIALCFMGVLCGDTVLFLMARRLGQALYTHRRTRRLFTPERRERVQGLYAKHGSRVVFIGRFMSVLRVPVFAMAAAEGMPLRRFLLWDGLALCLSSPLVVTLGYLGSASVDRVAKGVGRVEHFVALAGVAALLVALAVRHARERRQPRPST, encoded by the coding sequence ATGACCGCTTCGCCGCTCCAGCTCCTGCTGACGCACGGCTCCGGCCCGCTCGTCTTTCTCGTGCTCGTGGCGGGCGGGCTGGGACTGCCGTTCCCGGAGGACCTGGTGCAGCTGGCGGCGGGCGTGCTGTCGCACCGCGGGGCCATGCCGCTGACGGCCGCCATCGCGCTGTGCTTCATGGGCGTGCTGTGCGGGGACACCGTCCTCTTCCTCATGGCTCGGCGGCTGGGACAGGCCCTGTACACGCACCGGCGCACCCGCCGCCTGTTCACGCCCGAGCGCCGCGAGCGCGTCCAGGGTCTGTACGCGAAGCACGGCTCCCGGGTCGTCTTCATCGGCCGGTTCATGTCCGTCCTGCGCGTGCCGGTGTTCGCCATGGCCGCGGCGGAGGGCATGCCCCTGCGCCGCTTCCTCCTCTGGGACGGGCTGGCGCTGTGCCTGAGCTCGCCCCTGGTGGTGACGCTGGGCTACCTGGGCTCCGCGAGCGTGGACCGCGTGGCGAAGGGCGTGGGCCGCGTGGAGCACTTCGTCGCGCTGGCGGGCGTGGCCGCGCTGCTCGTCGCGCTGGCCGTGCGCCACGCGCGTGAACGGCGTCAGCCCCGCCCGTCCACCTGA
- a CDS encoding SDR family oxidoreductase has product MIVVTGATGRLGRFVIDGLLKKVPANQVAVVARNPDKARDWAARGVQVRKADYSHPETWDGVFSKGDTVLLISSSEVGQRRKQHQTVVDAAKKAGVKLLAYTSILHADTSRIVLAPEHLDTEKAIRTSGLLFVFLRHSWYLENYTEAAKRTLEQGVLRGCAKDGRVAPATRQDYADAAVAVLTGTGHENQVYELAGDTGFTLQEYVAELSRQSGRTVTYQDLPPSDFASALMQAGLPKGYADVLANADEGIARGDLNDTGRTLSRLISRPTTTLAEALAATLKQA; this is encoded by the coding sequence ATGATCGTCGTCACGGGAGCCACGGGCCGGTTGGGCCGTTTCGTCATCGACGGCCTGTTGAAGAAGGTGCCTGCGAACCAGGTCGCGGTCGTGGCTCGCAATCCGGACAAGGCACGCGATTGGGCCGCGCGTGGCGTGCAGGTCCGCAAGGCGGACTACAGCCACCCGGAGACGTGGGACGGCGTGTTCTCGAAGGGGGACACGGTGCTGCTCATCTCTTCGAGCGAAGTCGGACAGCGCCGCAAGCAGCACCAGACCGTGGTGGACGCGGCGAAGAAGGCCGGTGTGAAGCTGCTGGCCTACACGAGCATCTTGCACGCGGACACGTCGCGGATCGTGCTGGCGCCGGAGCACCTGGACACGGAGAAGGCCATCCGCACGTCAGGGCTTCTGTTCGTGTTCCTGCGCCACAGCTGGTACCTGGAGAACTACACGGAGGCCGCGAAGCGGACGCTGGAGCAGGGCGTGCTCCGGGGCTGCGCGAAGGACGGCCGCGTCGCTCCCGCCACCCGCCAGGACTACGCGGATGCCGCCGTAGCGGTGCTCACCGGCACGGGCCATGAGAACCAGGTGTACGAGCTCGCGGGCGACACCGGCTTCACACTGCAGGAGTACGTGGCGGAGCTGTCGCGCCAGTCCGGCAGGACGGTGACGTATCAGGACCTGCCACCCTCCGATTTCGCCTCCGCGCTCATGCAGGCGGGCCTGCCCAAGGGCTACGCCGACGTGCTGGCGAACGCGGACGAGGGCATCGCCCGGGGCGACCTGAACGACACCGGCCGCACGCTGAGCCGCCTCATCAGCCGGCCCACCACGACGCTGGCCGAAGCGCTGGCCGCCACGCTCAAGCAGGCCTGA
- a CDS encoding ATP-binding response regulator: MDWLSGGGEMGRLIRAMDWSKTPLGPVETWPQSLRTTVSLCLSSTFPILIAWGPERVQIYNDSYRPICGAKHPESMGQRFRDCWATALPVVGGVFEKAGTGIGSYIENQRMFLDRHGYLEEAFMTFSFSPIRDESGGVGGLFHPITEVTEKMLSARRTQTLRELSALLGKVKAVEDIGAALPQLQADAALDVPFLLFYRRDEAAPRVRWVGGLGLPPGTAWSPEEAGLDGPWPFATAGADAVSVPGEPLDVALGPYEEPPVHARVLPIHPAGMAEPFGYLVAGVSPRRAMDDAYRGFYEQLQATVTNAVVSVRAYEAEAQRAEALAAIDRAKTAFFSNVSHEFRTPLTLILGPLEESLADTAEPLPPAQRARQELTHRNALRLLKLVNSLLDFSRIEAGRVKASFHPTDLARLTGDLASVFRAAMEKAGLQYTVDARDLGEPVYVDRDMWEKVVLNLLSNAFKFTLHGGVTVRLEREGARARLTVEDTGTGIPEAELPRVFERFHRVESSHGRTHEGTGIGLALIQELVKLHGGTLGVRSTEGEGSTFFVELPLGSAHLPAEQVHQEEGAPHAGKLGSAFSEEALRWLPDAPESVPLAVPERVTPPTRANALGDLGSGLALPQGRGRILVADDNADMRAYVSGLLAPHWSVRAVADGEAAFEAALELKPDLILSDVMMPRLDGFGLLRKLRGDMRTSGVPFVMLSARAGEEARIEGLQAGADDYLVKPFSARELLARVDSQLQLGRARQQLSDFFMQAPTAMCVMTGPDLIFTVINPLFARLMGRDMLGRPAREAQPEGGHGVLLKHLERVYRTGEPFVGREVPARQPDGRGGLKELLLDMDIHAQRDGEGHILGLLVAVQEVSERTHARQQLEALTRDLQHALAARDTFLGVASHELKTPVTALMLHLEMTRRRLSPSRGEPPSAQKLTSAMESAQRQVERMSRLVDELLDVSRIRAGKLDFHMEESDPMELVHEVLDTFHEQLEQAGCVLQLRAELGLRVWWDRSRMQQVLTNLVSNAIKYAPGTPLGIGLRKHGDRIILYVSDGGPGIPQEHQDRVFERFERGGPPRSVHGLGLGLFIAKQIVQGHDGELVLKSAAGQGATFIIDLPLPPRARA; encoded by the coding sequence ATGGACTGGCTGTCGGGCGGCGGGGAGATGGGCCGGTTGATCCGCGCCATGGACTGGTCGAAGACGCCGCTCGGGCCGGTGGAGACGTGGCCGCAGAGCCTGCGCACGACCGTCAGCCTGTGCCTGTCCTCCACCTTCCCCATCCTCATCGCGTGGGGGCCGGAGCGCGTGCAGATCTACAACGACAGCTACCGGCCCATCTGCGGCGCGAAGCACCCGGAGTCCATGGGCCAGCGCTTCCGCGACTGCTGGGCCACGGCGCTGCCGGTGGTGGGCGGCGTGTTCGAGAAGGCCGGCACGGGCATTGGTTCCTACATCGAGAACCAACGCATGTTCCTGGACCGGCACGGCTACCTGGAGGAGGCCTTCATGACCTTCTCCTTCAGCCCCATCCGCGACGAGTCCGGGGGCGTGGGCGGCCTCTTCCACCCCATCACGGAGGTGACGGAGAAGATGCTCAGCGCGCGGCGCACGCAGACGCTGCGCGAGCTGTCCGCCCTCTTGGGCAAGGTGAAGGCGGTGGAGGACATCGGCGCCGCGCTGCCACAGCTGCAGGCGGACGCCGCGCTCGACGTACCCTTCCTCCTCTTCTACCGCCGCGACGAGGCCGCGCCCCGCGTCCGCTGGGTGGGCGGCCTGGGCCTGCCCCCGGGCACCGCGTGGAGCCCGGAGGAGGCGGGGCTGGACGGGCCGTGGCCCTTCGCCACCGCGGGCGCGGACGCCGTGAGCGTTCCTGGGGAGCCGCTGGACGTGGCCCTGGGCCCGTACGAGGAGCCGCCCGTGCACGCGCGCGTGCTGCCCATCCACCCGGCCGGCATGGCGGAGCCCTTCGGCTACCTGGTGGCCGGCGTGAGCCCCCGCCGCGCGATGGATGACGCCTACCGCGGCTTCTACGAGCAGCTCCAGGCCACGGTCACCAACGCCGTCGTCAGCGTGCGCGCCTACGAGGCGGAGGCGCAGCGCGCGGAGGCGCTGGCCGCCATCGACCGGGCGAAGACGGCGTTCTTCTCCAACGTGTCGCACGAGTTCCGCACACCGCTCACGCTCATCCTGGGGCCGCTGGAGGAGTCGCTCGCGGACACGGCCGAGCCCCTGCCGCCGGCCCAGCGCGCGCGCCAGGAGCTCACCCACCGCAACGCGCTGCGCCTCTTGAAGCTGGTCAACTCGCTGCTGGACTTCTCGCGCATCGAGGCGGGCCGCGTGAAGGCGAGCTTCCACCCCACGGACCTCGCGCGGCTCACCGGGGACCTGGCCAGCGTCTTCCGCGCCGCGATGGAGAAGGCGGGGCTCCAGTACACCGTGGACGCCCGGGACCTGGGCGAGCCCGTCTACGTGGACCGGGACATGTGGGAGAAGGTTGTCCTCAACCTGCTCTCCAACGCGTTCAAGTTCACGCTCCACGGCGGCGTCACGGTGCGGCTGGAGCGCGAGGGAGCGCGGGCGCGGCTCACCGTGGAGGACACCGGCACCGGCATCCCGGAGGCGGAGCTGCCGCGCGTGTTCGAGCGCTTCCACCGCGTGGAGTCCTCGCACGGGCGCACCCACGAAGGCACCGGCATCGGGCTGGCGCTCATCCAGGAGCTGGTGAAGCTGCACGGCGGAACGCTGGGCGTGCGAAGCACGGAGGGCGAGGGCAGCACCTTCTTCGTGGAGCTGCCGCTGGGCAGCGCGCACCTGCCCGCCGAACAGGTCCATCAGGAGGAGGGGGCCCCGCACGCGGGCAAGCTGGGGTCCGCCTTCAGCGAGGAGGCCCTGCGCTGGCTGCCGGACGCGCCGGAGTCCGTCCCGCTGGCGGTGCCGGAGCGGGTGACGCCCCCCACCCGGGCCAACGCGCTGGGGGATCTGGGCTCGGGGCTCGCGCTGCCGCAGGGGCGCGGGCGCATCCTCGTCGCGGACGACAACGCGGACATGCGCGCGTACGTGAGCGGCCTGCTGGCGCCGCACTGGAGCGTGCGCGCGGTGGCGGACGGCGAGGCGGCCTTCGAGGCGGCGCTCGAGCTCAAGCCGGACCTCATCCTCAGCGACGTGATGATGCCCCGGCTGGACGGCTTCGGGCTGCTGCGGAAGCTGCGCGGCGACATGCGCACGAGCGGAGTCCCCTTCGTCATGCTGTCGGCGCGCGCGGGCGAGGAGGCCCGCATCGAGGGGCTCCAGGCCGGCGCGGACGACTACCTGGTGAAGCCCTTCTCCGCGCGCGAGCTGCTGGCGCGCGTGGACAGCCAGCTCCAGCTGGGACGCGCCCGCCAGCAGCTCTCCGACTTCTTCATGCAGGCGCCCACGGCCATGTGCGTGATGACGGGGCCGGACCTCATCTTCACGGTCATCAACCCGCTGTTCGCGCGGCTGATGGGCCGGGACATGCTGGGCAGGCCCGCGCGCGAAGCGCAGCCGGAGGGCGGCCACGGCGTGCTGCTCAAGCACCTGGAGCGCGTCTACCGCACCGGCGAACCCTTCGTGGGCCGCGAGGTGCCCGCGCGCCAGCCGGACGGCCGGGGCGGCCTCAAGGAGCTGCTGCTGGACATGGACATCCACGCGCAGCGCGACGGCGAGGGCCACATCCTGGGGCTGCTCGTCGCGGTGCAGGAGGTGAGCGAGCGGACCCACGCGCGCCAGCAGCTGGAGGCCCTCACGCGCGACCTCCAGCACGCGCTCGCCGCGCGCGACACCTTCCTGGGCGTGGCGTCCCACGAGCTGAAGACGCCCGTCACCGCGCTGATGCTGCACCTGGAGATGACGCGCCGTCGCCTGTCACCCTCGCGCGGCGAGCCGCCCTCCGCGCAGAAGCTGACGTCCGCGATGGAGTCCGCGCAGCGGCAGGTGGAGCGGATGTCGCGGCTGGTGGACGAACTGCTGGATGTCTCCCGCATCCGCGCCGGCAAGCTGGACTTCCACATGGAGGAGAGCGACCCGATGGAGCTGGTGCACGAGGTCCTCGACACCTTCCACGAGCAGCTGGAGCAGGCCGGCTGCGTCCTGCAGCTGCGGGCGGAGCTGGGCCTGCGCGTGTGGTGGGACCGCTCGCGCATGCAGCAGGTGCTGACGAACCTGGTGTCCAACGCCATCAAGTACGCGCCGGGCACGCCGCTGGGCATCGGCCTCCGGAAGCACGGCGACCGGATCATCCTCTACGTGTCGGACGGCGGCCCGGGCATCCCGCAGGAGCACCAGGACCGCGTCTTCGAGCGCTTCGAGCGCGGCGGCCCGCCCCGCTCCGTGCACGGTCTGGGGCTGGGCCTCTTCATCGCCAAGCAGATCGTCCAGGGCCACGACGGCGAGTTGGTGCTGAAGAGCGCCGCCGGCCAGGGCGCCACCTTCATCATCGACCTGCCGCTTCCTCCCCGGGCCCGGGCCTGA
- a CDS encoding acyl-CoA desaturase, giving the protein MAIVIFFISHWLLCVFFQSFFQHRYAAHRMYSMGPRTEKVMHLLTYLVQGSSYLSPRAYAILHREHHAFSDTENDPHSPHYFKDVMRMMWHTKERYTGILTRKIQPEPRFEGGYPEWKLVDETLGQSWFAVLGWVALYTAFYVTFATSPWQFLLLPVHFVMGPVHGAIVNWCGHKYGYRNFQGSDKSRNTLPVDVLCMGELFQNNHHKYGSSPNFAARAFEIDPTWQVMRVLSKLGVIRITTPQRAVYPEPREVARGAQAA; this is encoded by the coding sequence ATGGCCATCGTCATCTTCTTCATCAGTCACTGGCTGCTCTGCGTCTTCTTCCAGAGCTTCTTCCAGCACCGTTACGCGGCGCACCGCATGTACAGCATGGGGCCGCGCACGGAGAAGGTGATGCACCTGCTCACCTATCTGGTGCAGGGCTCGTCGTACCTGTCGCCGCGCGCCTACGCCATCCTGCACCGCGAGCACCACGCGTTCTCCGACACGGAGAACGATCCGCACTCACCGCACTACTTCAAGGACGTGATGCGGATGATGTGGCACACGAAGGAGCGCTACACGGGCATCCTGACGCGGAAGATCCAGCCGGAGCCGCGCTTCGAGGGGGGCTACCCCGAGTGGAAGCTGGTGGACGAGACGCTGGGCCAGTCCTGGTTCGCGGTGCTGGGCTGGGTGGCGCTGTACACGGCGTTCTACGTGACGTTCGCGACGTCGCCCTGGCAGTTCCTGCTGTTGCCGGTGCACTTCGTGATGGGGCCGGTGCACGGCGCCATCGTGAACTGGTGCGGACACAAGTACGGCTACCGGAACTTCCAGGGCAGTGACAAGTCGCGCAACACGCTGCCGGTGGACGTGCTGTGCATGGGGGAGCTGTTCCAGAACAACCACCACAAGTACGGCAGCAGCCCGAACTTCGCGGCGCGCGCCTTCGAAATCGACCCCACGTGGCAGGTAATGCGCGTGCTGTCGAAGCTGGGCGTCATCCGCATCACCACGCCCCAGCGCGCCGTCTACCCGGAGCCGCGCGAAGTGGCCCGGGGAGCACAGGCGGCCTGA
- a CDS encoding serine/threonine protein kinase, producing MGRVSLRADGTPGPERCSEEALEAMRYLRLPVGAGALVEFDVNQGDAEPVTLYEGRVESMLLSDLGPLDSPTRLYGYVWTTGAQVIIRYYEARPPNSAARVPICAVVRMAKGQMRKLPGSPPGIAVLKYSRGGVFIVDKFL from the coding sequence ATGGGACGGGTGTCGCTTCGAGCCGATGGGACTCCAGGACCCGAGCGGTGCTCGGAAGAAGCGCTCGAGGCGATGCGCTATCTGCGGCTGCCGGTGGGGGCCGGCGCGCTCGTCGAGTTCGATGTGAACCAGGGCGACGCCGAACCCGTCACGCTGTACGAGGGCCGGGTCGAGAGCATGCTGCTGAGTGACCTGGGACCGCTGGACTCGCCCACGCGGCTCTACGGCTACGTGTGGACGACTGGTGCCCAGGTGATCATCCGCTACTACGAGGCGCGTCCCCCGAATTCGGCAGCGCGGGTGCCCATCTGCGCGGTGGTTCGCATGGCCAAGGGACAGATGCGGAAGCTCCCCGGCTCTCCCCCGGGAATCGCCGTCCTCAAGTACTCGCGAGGCGGCGTCTTCATCGTGGACAAGTTCCTCTAA
- a CDS encoding serine/threonine protein kinase → MASRTFEFACGLFCMALITGCAGTATGKVSLRPDGTPGPEKCPEEALKAMRYLRLAVGDGASIEFDVNQMRSRSITLHDGRVESVLNDDLGTLEAPARLYGYVWTSGPQAVIRYFEALPPGASQRVPICAVARTAKGQMRKLPGSAPGTAVLEFSGGGVFIVDEFL, encoded by the coding sequence ATGGCTTCCAGGACGTTTGAGTTCGCGTGCGGTCTCTTCTGCATGGCCCTGATCACGGGTTGCGCCGGTACCGCGACAGGGAAGGTGAGCCTGCGGCCCGACGGAACTCCCGGGCCCGAGAAGTGCCCGGAAGAGGCGCTCAAGGCAATGCGCTATCTGCGATTGGCCGTGGGGGACGGCGCGAGCATCGAATTCGATGTGAACCAGATGCGTAGCCGGTCCATCACCCTGCACGACGGGCGTGTCGAAAGTGTGTTGAACGACGACCTGGGGACGCTGGAGGCACCGGCGCGGCTCTACGGCTACGTGTGGACGAGCGGACCCCAGGCAGTCATCCGCTATTTCGAGGCACTTCCACCGGGTGCATCACAGCGGGTGCCGATCTGTGCCGTGGCGCGGACGGCCAAGGGGCAGATGCGGAAGCTCCCCGGCTCAGCCCCCGGAACCGCTGTCCTTGAGTTCTCCGGCGGCGGCGTCTTCATCGTGGACGAGTTCCTCTAA
- the bioA gene encoding adenosylmethionine--8-amino-7-oxononanoate transaminase, protein MDRATLVGLDKQHVWHPYTAMEQYIAKTDPLVVVRAEGVWLHDADGQRYLDANGSWWVSTLGHRHPRLVHALTEQLGSLAHVSLAGITHGPAARLGEELTAIAPGADRADVPAGQKLSRVFYSDNGSTAVEVAIKMAAQYWAQNGRPRRTRFITLTGAFHGETIGATSVGGVHEFRDVFGPLLFDVVHVPSPAEPDGHARALAQVKAALAQDPDGIAGVILEPVIQGAAGMWMSSPDFVREVREATRAVDTFLIADEVFTGMGRTGARFAVDLAGVVPDLLCLAKALSGGLLPFAATLASERIFQGFLGAKDRALYYGHSYCGNPLGAAVAREVLAVYRDEDVLGQVQRKAPRVKAAFERMAATLPGLVRPRAVGMVGAVDLGGGGYFADSGWRVYEAARRRGLYLRPMGNTVYIAPALNIPDADLDLLLSGVEDSLREVAAG, encoded by the coding sequence GTGGATCGGGCAACCCTCGTCGGACTCGACAAGCAGCACGTCTGGCACCCCTACACCGCCATGGAGCAGTACATCGCGAAGACGGATCCGCTGGTCGTCGTCCGCGCGGAGGGCGTCTGGCTCCATGACGCGGACGGCCAGCGCTACCTGGACGCCAATGGGTCCTGGTGGGTGTCCACCCTGGGACACCGCCACCCGCGCCTCGTGCACGCACTCACCGAGCAGCTGGGCAGCCTGGCCCACGTCTCCCTCGCGGGCATCACCCACGGCCCCGCGGCCCGGCTGGGCGAGGAGCTGACCGCGATTGCCCCGGGCGCGGACCGGGCGGACGTGCCCGCCGGACAGAAACTGTCGCGCGTCTTCTATTCGGACAACGGCAGCACCGCGGTGGAGGTGGCCATCAAGATGGCCGCGCAGTACTGGGCGCAGAACGGCCGGCCCCGCCGCACCCGCTTCATCACGCTGACCGGCGCCTTCCACGGCGAGACGATTGGCGCCACCAGCGTGGGCGGCGTGCACGAGTTCCGCGACGTGTTCGGCCCGCTGCTCTTCGACGTGGTGCACGTGCCGTCCCCGGCCGAGCCCGACGGCCACGCCAGGGCCCTGGCGCAGGTGAAGGCCGCGCTCGCCCAGGACCCCGACGGCATCGCCGGCGTCATCCTGGAGCCCGTCATCCAGGGCGCGGCGGGCATGTGGATGTCGTCACCGGACTTCGTGCGCGAGGTGCGCGAGGCCACCCGCGCGGTGGACACCTTCCTCATCGCCGACGAGGTCTTCACCGGCATGGGGCGCACCGGCGCGCGCTTCGCGGTGGACCTGGCCGGCGTGGTGCCGGACCTCCTGTGCCTGGCCAAGGCGCTCAGCGGGGGCCTGCTGCCCTTCGCCGCCACGCTCGCGTCGGAGCGCATCTTCCAGGGCTTCCTGGGGGCGAAGGACCGGGCGCTGTATTACGGCCACTCGTACTGCGGCAACCCGCTGGGCGCGGCCGTGGCGCGCGAGGTGCTGGCCGTGTACCGCGACGAGGACGTGCTGGGGCAGGTGCAGCGCAAGGCGCCGCGCGTGAAGGCCGCCTTCGAGCGCATGGCCGCCACCCTCCCCGGGCTCGTGCGCCCGCGCGCGGTAGGCATGGTGGGCGCGGTGGACCTGGGCGGCGGAGGCTACTTCGCCGACAGCGGCTGGCGCGTGTACGAGGCCGCCCGCCGCCGCGGCTTGTACCTGCGCCCCATGGGCAACACGGTCTACATCGCCCCCGCGCTCAACATCCCGGACGCGGACCTGGACCTGCTGCTCTCCGGAGTGGAGGACAGCCTGCGCGAGGTGGCCGCGGGCTGA
- a CDS encoding AI-2E family transporter, which translates to MPEPEVRLQPKSQVSPRTVFTVCIVVLGVMALAMLVVKTRLALTLTGIAALIALALEHGVSRLEKRGLKRWLAITLVLVALFLAIAALGLLVIPDLVEQVDALVTQWPHLWKQIRGTGILRALNQRLHSLGWNERLEEATPALAGPLPSLLMSAIGGVVGLLGGMLTVFFLVVFMLVFGGGVLRRLLDLARPDHRLRYVRVLRNVYTATGGYLSGITLICAINATLTTTMLAVLGMPFYLPLGVASGFSSLVPYAGPIIAGGIITLLTLATGGLWKALAVFIYFLLYGQLEGNVMAPLVFKRTVHVNPLVTLLAVLFCVELAGIVGAVVAVPVAATVQIIVREVLLFRQERRAGAVLPEP; encoded by the coding sequence GTGCCCGAGCCCGAGGTCCGCTTGCAGCCGAAGTCCCAGGTATCGCCCCGCACGGTGTTCACCGTGTGCATCGTGGTGCTGGGCGTGATGGCCCTGGCGATGCTCGTCGTCAAGACGCGCCTGGCGCTCACGCTCACCGGCATCGCGGCGCTCATCGCGCTGGCGCTGGAGCACGGCGTGTCGCGGCTGGAGAAGCGCGGCCTCAAGCGGTGGCTGGCCATCACGCTGGTGCTGGTCGCGCTGTTCCTCGCCATCGCGGCGCTGGGCCTGCTGGTGATTCCGGACCTGGTGGAGCAGGTGGACGCGCTGGTGACGCAGTGGCCTCACCTGTGGAAGCAGATCCGCGGCACCGGCATCCTGCGCGCGCTCAACCAGCGGCTGCACAGCCTGGGCTGGAACGAGCGGCTGGAGGAGGCCACGCCCGCGCTCGCGGGGCCCCTGCCCTCGCTCCTCATGAGCGCCATCGGCGGCGTGGTGGGGCTGCTGGGCGGCATGCTCACCGTCTTCTTCCTGGTGGTGTTCATGCTGGTGTTCGGCGGCGGCGTGCTCCGGCGCCTGCTGGACCTGGCCCGGCCCGACCACCGGCTGCGGTACGTGCGCGTGCTGCGCAACGTGTACACCGCGACGGGCGGCTACCTGTCCGGCATCACGCTCATCTGCGCCATCAACGCCACGCTCACCACCACCATGCTGGCGGTGCTGGGCATGCCCTTCTACCTGCCCCTGGGCGTGGCCAGCGGCTTCTCCAGCCTGGTGCCCTACGCGGGCCCCATCATCGCGGGCGGCATCATCACGCTGCTCACGCTGGCCACCGGCGGCCTGTGGAAGGCGCTGGCGGTGTTCATCTACTTCCTGCTCTACGGCCAGCTGGAGGGCAACGTGATGGCGCCGCTCGTGTTCAAGCGCACCGTGCACGTCAACCCGCTCGTCACCCTGCTCGCCGTGCTCTTCTGCGTGGAGCTGGCGGGCATCGTGGGCGCGGTGGTGGCCGTGCCCGTGGCGGCCACCGTGCAGATCATCGTCCGGGAGGTCCTCCTCTTCCGCCAGGAGCGCCGCGCCGGCGCCGTCCTCCCCGAACCCTGA